A stretch of DNA from Mus caroli unplaced genomic scaffold, CAROLI_EIJ_v1.1 scaffold_21400_1, whole genome shotgun sequence:
TTGCCAAACATATTACATTTCAGTTTCCATTGTGGTCTTCATAATATCTTAGAGTTAGCATACCACTTAGACAAAATTCCAAAATCTGAAAGTTTTTGCTTTATATCTgttcatgtttctgtttttttctagtatatatatatattttaatttttttaatatttattggttactttatttatttctatttgaaatgttataccccttcccagtttcccctcagaaaacccatATTTCATCTCCCTTCTAAGTGATATCTATTGAGAATATTAGTGATTTCTCTTGGATTTTCCGATTTAATTGAGTCTAAAATTTCAATGGATGCCCTTATGATTCTTAGTGATATTTGGTGTTTCTTGTGATACCCTCTTTTCAGTCCATATTTTGTTAATTTCGATTTTCTCTCATGGATTTCTACGTATAAAGCTATGTGTTTGagtgtcttaatttttttataacaacaaacgtttactttatttaattctttttgttctttcatttgtttgtatctTATTTATTTCCCCTCATCTTGATTATTTCTTATACTTTACTCTGATTCTCCTTCCTAAATATGAGAAGTTTgactccacagaaccaaataactctataaaaacaaaactgaggtaaagaactaaataaagaattatttactGAGGAATTTTGAATAGGctggaagcacctaaagaaatgttcatcatcatcagtcatcaaggaaatataaatcaaaatgaccctgtgattctacctcctaccagacagaatggctaagataaaaaattcaggtgacagcaggcactggtgaggatgtgcagaatgaggaacactcctccatttcacGAAGATTGAAAGCcagtacaacaactctggaaatcattctgatggttcctcagagaattggaaataGTCCTACCTGAGGAACCTGACatgtcactcctgggcatataaccaaaatacatataataaggacacatcctatacatataacaaggacacatcctccactatgttcatagcagccttatttataatatcctgGAGCTGGAAACAAAagagatgtccctcaaaagaggaatagGTACAGAaattttggtacatttacacagtgaagtattacagagctattaaaaacaatgacttcatgaaattcacaggcaaatggatagaactagaaaatgtcatcctgagtgaaataacacagtcagtcacacacacacacacacacacacacacacacacacacaaacacatggtatatactcacttataagtggatattaggtaaAAAtattggaatacccatgatagaaCTTACAGACCATACAAAGCTCAAGAAGTTGAAAGACTAAGTCTGGATGCTTTAGTCCTATTTAGTAGTCAgagcaaaataatcacaggaggtagaggataAAAAGTatttgggagaaagagagaaggggagaagaaaaaatgGGGAGGGATCAAGTGTGAGGGGAGATGAGGGAGATATACAATGGGTCAATAAATTaaagaggtgtgtagcaatgggagcTGGGAAACTGGtggtagccaacagaaagtcccttatgccaggaaagcaaaaggcTCTCAGGACAAAActgggatgactttagctgaaatgcccaaccaAGGGGAgagagcaatagaaaccatatCCAAATGTTAGGAAGGGCCACCAGTTGAGGGTTGGATCCACCCCAACACTTctcaaaaatttaacccagaatttctcctgtctaaaggaattaCAGGGGAAAAGAGtacagcagaaactgaaggaaaggccatccagagactgtccgacctggggatccattccatatgcagTCAACAatcccagtcactattgctgatatCAAGGAGTGCTTGCTTACAGGGAACTGTTATGGATGTCTCATGAAAGACAATAGGAGAAcctgacagatacagatacaaatGTTTGCAGGCAACCACTGAATGTGCAGAGAactccagtggaggagttaaagaaatactaaaggagctgaaggggtttacaaccccataggtaGAGTAAtgatgtcaaccaaccagacaccccagaactcccaggaactaaaacaccaaccaaagaatacacatggagagacccacggctccagctgcatatttaaaAGAGGGGGGGTCTTAtcttgcatcaatgggaggggtaGAActaagtcctgtgaaggcttgatgttaTTCCTTAAGAAAAAGTTAGAGTTAGAGTAGGGAaggtgtgggtggatgggtgggcaTACACACTCATAAAATCAGAAAGGAGGTGATTGTGCTGTGGGGGTTTGAAGGAGAAACTTGGaatgaggataacatttgaaatgcaaacaaataaaataaccaataattattaataaaacatgcatatacatagaaATAAGATAAATGAATAGATCTAAAATTAGAAAACTGAAGAAAGTGAGAAATTATTTGACTAAAAAGGCATAAAGGAATATGGAAGGcataaaggaataaaggaaatatGAAGCCTATGgtcaaagaatttaaagaaaaatatcattcttGAGTTGCAAATTGAGCATGACCCAGAATGTCTTgaagggagaagaagatggaTTGAAAGGAGGAATGAGTTAGCAGCAAGATGGGCAATAGGCATGGGTCATGGAGGTGCAGGTACCAGCAAAGTACATGCTACATTTGTGTCACTGTGCAACAATGAATCACTCAATAATGTATGCTAATTAACAGaaataataattacttttttatgttcaataaatcttatttattaaaaattctatACTTATTATATCTTGTTTCCCCAAAGCTTCATTATTTATTCTCaaggttattttattataataaaatagatGATTCTAAACTAGAAAACTTCCATTAAAATGATACATACtgaatatttattacatatacaaTTTTAAGAGATAGGTAAGTTAATTATAAAACTCCATAACTAAATACCACagttactgtatttatttatttatttatttatttatttatttatttatttatatttatttctattttttaatcaggtatttatttattttacatttccaatgctatcccaaaagtcccccacacgatcctccccccatacccacccactcccacttcttgtccctggcatgccccagtacagaggcatataaagtttgcaagaccaaagggcctctcattccgctgatggccgactaggccatcttctgatacatatgcagctaaagacaggaactcgggggggggggtactggttagttcatattgttgttccacctatagggttgcagatcccNCNANctccttgggtactttctctNgctcctccattgggggccctatgatccatccaatagctgactgtgagcatccacttctgtgtttgctagaccccggcatagtctcacaagagacagctatatctgggtcctttcagcaaaatcttgctagtctatgcaatggtgtcagcgtttggaagcagattatgggatggatcccNggatatggcagtctctagatggtccagcctttcatctcagctccaaactgtgtctctgtaactccttctctgggtgttttgttccNaattctaagaaggggcaaagtgtccaccctatggtcttcgttctttttgagtttcatgtgtttcacaaattaaaaaatggggctcagagctaagcaaagaattatcacctgagaaataccgaatggctgaggagcacttgaaaaaatgttccgcccccttaatcatcaggggaatgcaaatcaaaacaactcttcgatttcacctcacactagtcagaatggctaagattaaaaattcaggtgacagcagatgctggccaggatgtggggGTGGCATTGTTGGTgatattgcaagcttgtacaaccctctggaaatcagtctggcgcttcctcagaaaattgggcatagtactaccagaggatcctgcaataactctcctgggtatatatccagaagttgttccaactggtaagaaggacacattctctactatgttcataatagctttatttataatagccagaagctggaaagaacccagatgcccctcaacagaagaatggatacagaaaatgtggtacatttacacaatggagtactactctgctattaaaaaaaatgaatttatgaatttcctaggCAAATTGATGTACCTGGAGggaatcattctgagtgaggtaacccaatcaaaaagaactcacacaatatgtagtcactgataagtggatattagcccagaaacttagaacacccaagatataaggtACAATTTGGGAAGtgataatgaaacaaaaaacttATCAAATCTGAACtacttaaaatttcatttgcacACTTGGAAAAgaaatttcctctttttttttgtttttttgttttgttttgtttttgtttttgctttttttgttgttgtttgtttttgttgttgttgttgttgttgttgttgttgtttttgtgtttttcaagacagggcttctctgtatagccttggctctcctggatctcactttgtagaccaggctggccttgaactcagagacctgcctgcctctgcctccagactgctgggattaaaggtgtgcaccgccatgccCAGGCCTCCTCTGTATTCTCATGAAAGagtgcttcattttcattcattcctcTAGATACAACTCTCTGTACTCTGAATTTATCAAAGATTCAGAAGTCATAAACAGGAAAAACAGTGACTTTTACATAATGCAGAAATATACAATGCAAAACACTAAAGTTGTTTCTGTCATTCAAACATAAAATGGGGCATATCATCGCCCAAACTGATGAACTGCTTATATAAACTCTGTTTGTTTCCAGTCCAAATCCAATGAAACAGGTTCATGAGTGTACAATATTCAGTAAACTCTCAGATTGTCACTGTTGACTCTAGACTGCAACCCAATATACATGGGTAGAAAGAATATATAGGGAAAGTTTACAAATTGAACCACAGTGTTCCGTCACAGTCACTATTTGTTTCTAAGatatttaaaacctatttttaaataagattccTTAACAGCCACTACCTGAATATAAACTGACAAAAAAACAATGTAGGaaaacctgcttgtggacgttgtacatcgtggtgcgcactaggctccgcaccacgatgtacaacgtccacaagcagtggtcCACACTCTACATGGTCTGTGGATCTCAGTGACTATAAACATGAGACTGCATCTGCATGACTTGGACTGTGTAATACAGTGTCCCCTATGTCCTCAGAAGCTCCAGATTTGCTAGTACTGGATGTGTCACTATGAATCTGATTCAATCCACTGACATCATTTCTAANTGTGGTCACATAATCAGATTGTTGAAACTTTTCAAGGACCAAATTTGAACACAGGGGCTTCCTTCCACAGATTCGCAAACATGAATGATATCATGGAGACTTAGAATGAATTATCCTCCTAAGTATTTAACTACATGTGTTTATTACATGGGCTGTGGACACCAGTTGCTGTGCCCCAGGGAAGAAAGTATTTAAGTTTCTTCCAGGGCTCAGGAGAaacctgaaaataaaatgaatcatgaATATGTAATTAACATCTCCTTtgctcaaagaaataaaaggtgGTAGAAATCTGATGTGCTGATATGCATGGCACTTCACAATCCACACTGCCCAGGTTTAAGGCAggaaaaatatgttcattttcatGGGAGTCTTCTTCCTCCTTAATATTACAGTTCTAATGGCCAATTTCATTGATCCCAGGTGCTTTTGGAGAATAAATTTGGATGAAATAACGGATGAATCTTTGGGAATGTCTTGTGCTTTCATCCTGGCAGCAGTTCAGACACCCACTGAAAAAGATTATTTCAAAAAGACTCTTAATGTTCTGTaagtaaatttgtattttaactttaaatgagaacataaatatttcttgagTGCTCTGAGGATGAAGATTAGGCAACATCTTGAGTCTTCTCTCCTGGTGCTAAGTCTGAACTCCAAGAAACAACCTTAATTCTTTTACAGATTTAATCCTATATTCTCCATTTAATTAATCCAGTGGAGATTTTGGTTTTCTTCCAGGTGGCTTCTGATTTAAACGTTGGAAACATTGGAATAAAGGAATATCTACATTGATCTTTAACATAAACCCTGCCTTTTGACATTTTATATTGCACTCTAGGTAGAAATGACTTATTGAAATTGATCCTGtaatatttcattatgttttattcCAAGTGCATGTAAATAAATGGTCATAAATTGTGCTGACAGTCCTTCCATAAGTGTGTTGCTCCTAGAACATATTCTGGTGCCAGTAATATTCATGGCACATATAGTTGTCAaaaattttacatacatacaaacttacTGTCTTAAATTCATGGCGTGTAGTCACTTATTGACTTCTAAAACTTCATCAGGTTTGGAAAGAGAAGATACTTACACTCAGAAAGTCCTACTTCATATGAATGCCTGGATggatatttttgtatgtatatgagcaaGGAATATTTAGCTCATTAGGGGTCAAGACATCaaagtgttttaaaagataaaatccaAAAGCACTGCGGCTTAGTACTTCACACTATTTATGTACAATTACTGGCTTTTATGTATTGCAAAGTTCAATTGGGCACTCTCTTTTTAGAGTAATCCATATTTGGAAAATATGGAATCCAATGATATGGTTACATGCTTTGAATAGGCAGGCTATCAATAACAGTAGTGACTGCTTATGTCCCTTATTACTGGCATGGGTGACATTTGTATTGTGGGATAGTTGGAACGTTTGAGGACAGTGATACAGTAGCTTTCTATTAGTTTTTTTGtcatatttaagaaaaatgtcttcTCCATTCATGTATGAGTTGGTTAATCTCTGacccttttaaaatatctaaatgttGTGTGacttatttcaatatttttagtaaatattAGTGCACAGGTTAACAACGTGGTATCAATACCAATTTTTGTGAATTGCTGatcattgttttaaaacacagCCCTTTAGACTACTAGGCTACACAGACATCTTAAGTAACTGATGTTTTCTAAATTCAGTTATAGGTAGTAGTTTGAGCATTGCACAATGTCTActctcaaatttattttgtatattaggaAAACTTTAATTgagatttgtatgtgtgtgtgtggtaataaAGAATATTCTAAAATGACCTATTTTATAGGATATAGAATGAAAACACAATAGATGTATAATTTTTTAGTGAAACACTGATTATATTTACTTCATTCTAATCATTAAATATGCAGGTTTACATATAGTGTTTATTGATAAAATCACATGAAATGACAAGGATAAAACAGGAGatatcatttttttcaaaaacataaaaccaatatCTTATTATTCCATTCCCATGGTCTAGTGGtccacttttatttaaaaaataaacaatgaatacATTCCATAAATTTACACAAAAATCTCTTCTATATTATAAGCATATAATACTGGCATATACAAATATCACagatatttccttattttctgagtTCTCAGTAGGATACTCATACTGTTTTAGTGTAATGACAAAGGTTGTCAAAGATGTTtcctagatatttatttataatgaataaaatacccaGAGTGAATATATCACATTCCTTTTTAAATAGGAAGTAGGAGAATGATACATCAGTGGTGGGACAAGCCCTTAATCTCTGAACTAAACACCTCCCACTGCTGCATACCTGTGCTTTAGAATTGAGGAGAGTCTACAGGAAAGTATCTTATAAAACATTTGGATGTATTGCAGTCTTATAACCTAAATAGTCCTTGCTCAAATACATACAAACTTAAATATTGACATGTATCAATTACCAAATTTGTGTTTGATATTTgaatttaattagaaataaatctttagaaaagattttatttcaataaaagattGAAAAAACTAACAGTATGAGGATAGATATGAAGGGATGTGTCAAGAATTTTGGCCCCTAATTGTAAGAGATTATAAGTACAGGAATCAAATGTTGCTAGAGCGAGAGACCATTATGCATTGATAAATCatggtttcatttctttctttcttcctttccttttctttctttctttccttttttttttttttttttttttttttttttttttttttgagacagggtttctctgtatagctctggctgtccgagaacttactttgtagaccaggctggcctcaaactcagaaatcgacctgcatctgcatcccaagtgctgggattaaaggcgtgtgacaccactcCTGGATATGGtttcatttccttaaaaaattcacttaattaaacaagaaaatatcaagGACTCAGTGGCTCTAATAACAAATTTATTTATGGCtcaataatttcaaaatgaagacATGATCAGAATTACTGTTTTGTCAATATCTGTGGT
This window harbors:
- the LOC110288018 gene encoding vomeronasal type-2 receptor 116-like; its protein translation is MFIFMGVFFLLNITVLMANFIDPRCFWRINLDEITDESLGMSCAFILAAVQTPTEKDYFKKTLNVLKTTKNHKYALALVFAMDEINRNPDLLPNMSLIIRYTLGHCDGK